A section of the Meles meles chromosome 8, mMelMel3.1 paternal haplotype, whole genome shotgun sequence genome encodes:
- the LOC123948240 gene encoding secretoglobin family 1D member 4-like, whose product MRLFLSVLLVTLALCCSKANGITCPAVVTEVESFLFLDTSAYRTILELLCDPPPEIIEAKMTVKACTDQISFKDRVLISSTLAKAMKNCK is encoded by the exons atgAGGCTGTTCCTGAGTGTCCTGCTAGTCACTCTGGCTCTTTGCTGCTCCAAGG CCAATGGGATCACCTGTCCAGCTGTGGTTACTGAAGTGGAAAGTTTCCTCTTTCTAGACACATCTGCCTACAGGACTATACTTGAGTTGCTATGTGACCCACCTCCAGAAATCATTGAGGCCAAGATGACAGTGAAGGCCTGCACAGATCAGATATCCTTTAAGGACAGAGTACTAATTTCAAGCACATTG gcGAAAGCCATGAAGAACTGTAAATAA